The following proteins are co-located in the Deinococcus metallilatus genome:
- a CDS encoding ferredoxin — protein sequence MPHVITSPCIGVKDQACTEVCPVECIYDGGDQFVIHPDECIDCGACVPACPVSAIFPEEDVPAGEEDFIVKNRAFFGL from the coding sequence ATGCCTCATGTCATCACCAGCCCCTGCATCGGTGTCAAGGACCAGGCCTGCACCGAAGTCTGCCCCGTGGAGTGCATCTACGACGGCGGCGACCAGTTCGTGATCCACCCCGACGAGTGCATCGACTGCGGCGCCTGCGTGCCCGCCTGCCCGGTCAGCGCGATCTTCCCCGAGGAGGACGTGCCTGCGGGCGAGGAAGACTTCATCGTCAAGAACCGCGCCTTCTTTGGGTTATGA
- a CDS encoding 5'-methylthioadenosine/adenosylhomocysteine nucleosidase, giving the protein MLAIMGAMDEEIELLLADLQDRETLERPGVTLYRGVLDGVPVLLTKSGIGKVNAAVAATFLLVAGASRVIFTGVAGGIHPELRVGDIVVSTDLVQHDVDVTALGYELGTIPGEAPAWAADERLRAVALNAAGEVAGVRALEGRVASGDQFIASREGVQRLWTQFGAACAEMEGAAVAQVCAKAGVPFVVIRSVSDTADHDANVDYRTFMPLVARHAKQVVRGMLARLSAPAGA; this is encoded by the coding sequence ATGCTGGCGATCATGGGCGCGATGGACGAAGAGATCGAGTTGCTTCTTGCCGACCTGCAAGACCGCGAGACATTGGAGCGGCCCGGCGTGACGCTCTACCGCGGCGTGCTGGACGGCGTGCCGGTGCTGCTCACCAAGAGCGGGATCGGCAAGGTGAATGCCGCAGTGGCCGCGACCTTCCTGCTGGTGGCGGGCGCGTCCCGCGTGATCTTTACCGGAGTGGCGGGCGGCATCCACCCCGAGCTGCGGGTGGGCGACATCGTGGTGAGCACCGACCTCGTCCAGCACGACGTGGACGTGACCGCCCTGGGGTACGAGCTGGGGACCATCCCCGGTGAGGCCCCCGCCTGGGCCGCCGACGAACGCCTGCGCGCCGTCGCGCTGAACGCGGCCGGGGAGGTGGCAGGCGTGCGCGCGCTGGAAGGCCGGGTGGCGAGCGGCGACCAGTTCATCGCGTCGCGGGAAGGCGTGCAGCGCCTCTGGACGCAGTTCGGCGCGGCCTGCGCGGAGATGGAGGGGGCGGCGGTCGCGCAGGTCTGCGCCAAGGCGGGCGTGCCCTTCGTGGTGATCCGCTCGGTCAGCGACACTGCCGACCATGACGCGAACGTGGACTACCGGACCTTCATGCCGCTGGTCGCCCGTCACGCCAAACAGGTCGTGCGCGGGATGCTGGCCCGCCTGAGCGCACCCGCTGGCGCATGA
- a CDS encoding CidA/LrgA family protein codes for MSSPASVTATLPAPVRFVLGLGVLTGFAALGTALVTALHLPLPGSVVGMGLLWAALSLRLVRLHWIEAAADGLLATLGLLFVPATVGVVDYLSAGAAWALWLLVMLAGLLLGAGVAGVLAARLVRE; via the coding sequence ATGAGCAGTCCTGCCTCCGTCACCGCGACGCTGCCCGCCCCGGTGCGGTTCGTGCTGGGCCTGGGTGTGCTGACCGGCTTCGCCGCGCTCGGCACCGCGCTGGTGACCGCCCTGCACCTCCCCTTGCCGGGGTCGGTGGTCGGGATGGGGCTGCTGTGGGCGGCGCTGTCGCTGCGCCTGGTGCGCCTCCACTGGATCGAGGCCGCCGCCGACGGTCTGCTCGCCACCCTGGGCCTGCTCTTCGTCCCGGCCACCGTCGGCGTGGTCGATTACCTCTCGGCGGGCGCGGCCTGGGCACTCTGGCTGCTGGTGATGCTCGCCGGGCTGCTGCTGGGGGCGGGCGTGGCGGGGGTGCTGGCAGCGCGGCTGGTGCGGGAGTGA
- a CDS encoding peptidylprolyl isomerase: MRFLAVSALLLVSAAFAQTTPPPAAPAPATSPALTFTPVPFLSAAPVRSFKAPAWVIDPARTYRAVLKTNRGDVTVELYPRQAPKAVNSFVFLALNHFYDGTRFHRVIDGFMAQGGDPLSADAAQKAQWGTGGPGYNFFVELDPALDFGSAGVLGMARSQSYLSQGSQFFITLAPADFLSGQYTVFGKVIAGQDVLQKLTRTATSSQSGETPINGAQPDVLQGVQILVQR, from the coding sequence ATGCGCTTTCTGGCCGTGTCCGCCCTCCTGCTCGTATCCGCCGCGTTCGCCCAGACGACTCCGCCGCCTGCCGCTCCCGCTCCGGCGACCTCTCCCGCGCTCACCTTCACCCCCGTCCCGTTCCTCAGCGCCGCGCCCGTCCGCTCCTTCAAGGCCCCGGCCTGGGTGATCGACCCGGCCAGGACGTACCGGGCGGTCCTCAAGACGAACAGGGGAGACGTGACGGTGGAACTGTACCCCCGGCAGGCTCCCAAAGCCGTGAACAGTTTCGTCTTCCTGGCCCTCAACCACTTCTACGACGGCACGCGCTTCCACCGCGTCATCGACGGCTTCATGGCGCAGGGCGGTGACCCGCTGAGTGCCGACGCCGCGCAGAAGGCGCAGTGGGGGACCGGCGGCCCCGGGTACAACTTCTTCGTGGAACTGGACCCCGCCCTCGATTTTGGCAGCGCGGGAGTGCTGGGCATGGCCCGCTCGCAGAGTTACCTCTCTCAGGGCAGCCAGTTTTTCATCACCCTGGCGCCCGCCGACTTCCTGAGCGGCCAGTACACGGTGTTTGGCAAAGTGATCGCCGGGCAGGACGTGCTGCAAAAGCTGACGCGCACGGCGACCAGCAGCCAGAGCGGCGAGACACCCATCAATGGCGCACAACCGGACGTGCTCCAGGGCGTGCAGATTCTGGTGCAGCGGTAA
- a CDS encoding Lrp/AsnC family transcriptional regulator, producing MSQPELDATDRRILAILQRDARIPNTELADEIGLTPAPTLRRVRRLEEEGIISRYVALLDPKRVGRDLMVLVRVTLDKQTKQGFETFAEQMRNRPEVLECYLCLGDTDYLLKVCVPDLDAYQNFLVDVLASIPGVRNTASTIVVKQEKYTTSLALE from the coding sequence ATGTCGCAACCCGAACTGGACGCCACCGACCGCCGTATCCTCGCCATCCTCCAGCGCGACGCCCGCATCCCCAACACCGAACTCGCCGACGAGATCGGCCTCACGCCCGCGCCCACCCTGCGTCGGGTGCGGCGGCTGGAGGAGGAGGGCATCATCAGCCGCTACGTGGCGCTGCTGGACCCCAAACGGGTGGGCCGTGACCTGATGGTGCTGGTGCGCGTGACCCTCGACAAGCAGACCAAGCAGGGCTTCGAGACGTTTGCCGAGCAGATGCGGAACCGCCCGGAGGTGCTGGAGTGTTACCTCTGCCTGGGCGATACCGATTACCTGCTGAAAGTCTGCGTGCCCGACCTTGACGCCTACCAGAACTTCCTGGTGGACGTGCTGGCGTCCATTCCCGGGGTGCGGAACACGGCCAGCACGATTGTGGTCAAGCAGGAGAAGTACACGACCAGCCTGGCGCTGGAGTGA